From Alienimonas californiensis, a single genomic window includes:
- a CDS encoding P-II family nitrogen regulator: MKKIEAIIRHYKLEEVKDALTAVGVQGMTVAEVSGFGRQKGHKEQYRGAEYTVDFLPKRKIEVVVDDAQFKEVVDTILRTARTGQIGDGKIFVYEVAEMIRIRTGETGEAAL, translated from the coding sequence ATGAAGAAAATCGAGGCGATTATCCGGCACTACAAGCTGGAGGAAGTCAAGGATGCCCTCACCGCCGTCGGGGTCCAGGGCATGACTGTCGCGGAGGTCAGCGGCTTCGGACGCCAGAAGGGCCACAAGGAGCAGTACCGCGGCGCCGAATACACCGTCGACTTCCTGCCCAAACGCAAAATTGAGGTGGTCGTCGACGACGCTCAGTTCAAGGAAGTGGTGGACACGATTCTCCGCACCGCCCGTACGGGGCAGATCGGGGACGGGAAGATCTTCGTGTACGAGGTCGCGGAGATGATCCGCATCCGCACGGGCGAGACGGGTGAAGCGGCTCTGTGA
- a CDS encoding Fur family transcriptional regulator, which translates to MAVSPTEKFREFLITRGQRLTPERRITVEEVFADHEHFDVETLAERLAAKSDGRRVSRSSVYRHVAAMEEAGLIRKIARQDDRDLYEHSYGYPHHDHLICRETGELIEFRSPELDAILERVAAEHGFRVEGHRLEVYGLSREARKPRPRRHSKLDRV; encoded by the coding sequence GTGGCCGTCTCGCCGACGGAAAAGTTTCGCGAGTTCCTCATCACCCGCGGGCAGCGGCTCACTCCGGAGCGGCGGATTACGGTGGAAGAAGTCTTCGCCGATCACGAGCACTTCGACGTGGAGACCCTCGCCGAGCGGCTCGCCGCAAAGAGCGACGGGCGCCGGGTCAGCCGGTCCAGCGTCTACCGGCACGTGGCCGCGATGGAGGAGGCGGGGCTCATCCGCAAGATCGCCCGGCAGGACGACCGCGATCTGTACGAGCACTCCTACGGCTACCCGCACCACGATCACCTGATCTGCCGGGAAACGGGCGAGCTGATCGAGTTCCGCAGCCCGGAACTGGACGCGATCCTGGAACGCGTCGCCGCGGAGCACGGCTTCCGCGTCGAAGGGCACCGGCTGGAGGTTTACGGCCTGTCGCGCGAGGCCCGCAAACCCCGCCCCCGCCGCCACAGCAAACTCGACCGGGTGTGA
- a CDS encoding flagellar biosynthesis anti-sigma factor FlgM: MESPPRPDRSPGDAAEPATADAATDSPSSPAAEGGSRDEARTLRAARLELIREQIATGAYDTPDRLDAALDGLLADLLD; this comes from the coding sequence ATGGAGTCGCCCCCCCGCCCCGATCGTTCCCCCGGTGACGCCGCAGAGCCGGCGACGGCCGACGCCGCGACCGACTCCCCTTCCTCGCCGGCCGCCGAGGGCGGGTCCCGCGACGAGGCGAGGACCCTGCGGGCGGCCCGGCTGGAGTTGATTCGCGAGCAGATCGCCACCGGCGCCTACGATACTCCGGATCGGCTCGACGCCGCCCTCGACGGATTGCTGGCGGACCTCCTCGACTGA
- a CDS encoding threonine aldolase family protein — protein MPHDVIDLRSDTVTKPTPGMYRAMCEAELGDDMAGEDPTVNALEAEVADLLGKEAALFCLSGTMSNQLGVRCHARPGDEVLIHETGHIANYEGGAAAALSGVTCRLVPGEGGMPGIDDFAPHVRADAVYLSSTAAICLENTTNMAGGRVWPLDRLREVSGWARGRGLKVHLDGARFFNAVVAGGGTPREIADCCDTVSICFSKGLGCPMGSILVGTAADVRGARRARKIVGGACRQAGVIAGTARYALAHHVERLAEDHANASAFWERVSALEGVSGEPPETNLVFFTLAPHLPTPRELCDRLRERGVGMEPAGPGRVRACTHLDVSAEQVRIAADALAEILSA, from the coding sequence ATGCCGCACGACGTGATCGACCTCCGTAGCGACACCGTCACCAAGCCCACCCCCGGCATGTACCGGGCGATGTGCGAGGCCGAACTGGGCGACGACATGGCCGGCGAGGACCCCACGGTCAACGCGCTGGAAGCGGAGGTCGCCGACCTGCTGGGCAAGGAGGCGGCGCTGTTCTGCCTGTCCGGCACGATGAGCAACCAGCTCGGCGTCCGCTGCCACGCCCGGCCGGGGGACGAGGTGTTGATCCACGAGACCGGGCACATCGCCAATTACGAGGGCGGCGCCGCGGCGGCCCTCTCCGGCGTGACCTGCCGACTGGTGCCCGGCGAGGGCGGCATGCCGGGGATCGACGACTTCGCCCCGCACGTGCGGGCGGACGCCGTCTACCTGTCGTCCACCGCGGCGATTTGTCTGGAAAACACCACCAACATGGCCGGCGGCCGCGTCTGGCCGCTGGACCGGCTGCGGGAAGTCTCCGGTTGGGCGCGGGGTCGCGGCTTGAAGGTGCACCTGGACGGCGCCCGCTTCTTCAACGCCGTCGTCGCCGGCGGCGGCACGCCGCGGGAGATCGCCGACTGCTGCGATACCGTGTCGATCTGCTTCAGCAAGGGCCTCGGCTGCCCGATGGGGTCGATCCTCGTGGGAACCGCCGCGGACGTGCGCGGCGCCCGGCGGGCCCGCAAGATCGTCGGCGGGGCCTGCCGGCAGGCGGGGGTGATCGCCGGCACGGCCCGGTATGCCTTGGCCCATCACGTCGAGCGGCTGGCGGAGGATCATGCGAACGCGAGCGCGTTCTGGGAGCGGGTATCGGCCCTCGAAGGGGTGAGCGGCGAGCCGCCGGAGACGAACCTCGTCTTCTTCACCCTCGCCCCGCACCTGCCGACGCCGCGGGAGCTGTGCGATCGCTTGCGGGAACGCGGGGTGGGGATGGAGCCGGCGGGGCCGGGGCGGGTGCGGGCCTGCACGCACCTGGACGTTTCGGCGGAGCAGGTGCGAATCGCGGCGGACGCGTTGGCGGAGATCCTGTCGGCGTAG
- the hisD gene encoding histidinol dehydrogenase: protein MRTIDTRTDDWRAALDALRDTLGVDGDVVSEAGRAKTIELFGEPLSPRQVVDRICDDVRAGGLEAVLDYTRRLDGKNLTAETVRVSEAEFAEAEAAADPAFLDAIRRAAENVREFQSAIRHRDVPVRRDLPGGGAVHLVQRYVPMKRVGLCVPGGAAAYPSTLLMTAVPAQVAGVKEIAVSVPPTAFGGYNADLLATCKAIGVTEVFRTGGAQGVAALAYGAPTKNGAGGVKPVDFIGGPGNLFVALAKRRAFGTVGIDSIAGPSEVIVLADETANPQFVAADLIAQAEHSPGSAVLITWHEPLIVAVRAAVETQLAQLSRADLIRPSLEAYGACVLARDETEACELTDELATEHLHIQTADPERLAERITNAGAIFLGHHTPVALGDYYAGPSHVLPTGGTARFANGLCVNDFLKRSSVIRYDAAALQAAADDVIRLAEKEALTAHAASVSIRCR, encoded by the coding sequence ATGCGCACGATCGACACCCGGACCGACGACTGGCGAGCCGCCCTCGACGCCCTACGGGACACGCTGGGCGTGGACGGGGACGTGGTCTCCGAGGCCGGCCGCGCCAAGACGATTGAGCTGTTCGGCGAGCCGCTTTCGCCCCGGCAGGTCGTGGACCGCATCTGCGACGACGTGCGGGCCGGCGGACTGGAGGCCGTGCTGGACTACACTCGCCGGCTGGACGGCAAGAACCTCACCGCGGAGACGGTCCGGGTCAGCGAGGCCGAGTTCGCCGAAGCCGAGGCCGCCGCCGACCCGGCGTTCCTCGACGCGATCCGCCGGGCCGCGGAGAACGTGCGGGAGTTTCAGTCTGCCATCCGGCACCGGGACGTCCCCGTCCGCCGCGACCTGCCCGGCGGCGGGGCGGTGCACCTCGTTCAGCGCTACGTGCCGATGAAGCGCGTCGGCCTCTGTGTGCCCGGCGGGGCGGCGGCGTACCCCTCGACGCTGCTGATGACCGCCGTGCCGGCCCAGGTCGCGGGGGTGAAGGAGATCGCCGTCTCCGTGCCGCCCACCGCCTTCGGCGGCTACAACGCGGACCTGCTGGCGACCTGCAAAGCGATCGGCGTGACCGAGGTCTTCCGCACCGGCGGCGCCCAGGGCGTCGCCGCCCTCGCCTACGGCGCCCCGACAAAGAACGGGGCAGGGGGGGTGAAGCCGGTCGACTTCATCGGCGGGCCGGGCAATCTGTTCGTGGCCCTCGCAAAGCGGCGGGCGTTCGGGACGGTGGGAATCGATTCCATCGCCGGCCCCAGCGAAGTGATCGTGCTGGCGGACGAGACGGCGAACCCGCAGTTCGTCGCCGCGGACCTCATCGCCCAAGCGGAGCACAGCCCCGGCAGCGCGGTGCTGATCACTTGGCACGAACCCCTGATCGTCGCGGTGCGGGCGGCGGTGGAGACCCAACTGGCGCAGCTCAGCCGGGCGGACCTGATTCGCCCGAGCCTGGAGGCGTACGGCGCCTGCGTGCTGGCCCGGGACGAAACGGAGGCCTGCGAACTGACGGACGAACTCGCCACCGAACACCTCCACATCCAAACCGCCGACCCGGAGCGACTGGCGGAGCGCATCACCAACGCTGGGGCGATCTTCCTCGGGCATCACACCCCGGTGGCGCTGGGCGACTACTACGCCGGACCCAGCCACGTGCTGCCCACCGGGGGCACTGCCCGCTTCGCCAACGGCCTGTGCGTGAACGATTTTCTGAAACGCAGCAGCGTGATCCGTTACGACGCAGCCGCCCTGCAGGCCGCCGCGGACGACGTGATCCGTTTGGCGGAGAAGGAAGCCCTCACCGCCCACGCCGCGAGCGTCTCGATCCGCTGCCGGTAA
- a CDS encoding serine hydrolase domain-containing protein: protein MSLDALPQTRAVLEQGRADGLHHGVQLFVQYRGEILCDAATGEARPGEPLTADHLMLWLSAGKPVTAAAIVKLCDGRGGQPYPKIALDDPVTRHLPEFGKGNGERRRITVRHLLTHTAGLPNADPAYPEVDWDESVRRICDAPLEDDWIVGRTAGYHPKSSWFLLGEIVNRVTGEPMIAWIERALLSPACLEGLRFQFAAEELESLRQRLAPMYRRQGRELVDAEMSTDAHLTRTSPGSSLRATARNVGDFYAAIDESRAYCDFPLFSETAAEAMTARHRVGEFDRTLGHVVDFGLGVIVDSNRYGADTVPYGFGPHCSPRTFGHGGSQSSMAFCDPENDLVVAWATNGMCGEPKHQRRNRAINAAIYEDLGLAG, encoded by the coding sequence ATGAGCCTCGACGCCCTCCCCCAGACCCGCGCCGTTCTCGAACAGGGCCGTGCCGACGGCCTGCACCACGGGGTGCAGCTGTTCGTGCAGTACCGCGGCGAGATCCTCTGCGACGCGGCGACCGGCGAGGCGCGGCCGGGCGAACCGCTGACGGCGGACCATCTCATGTTGTGGCTCTCCGCCGGCAAACCGGTGACGGCGGCGGCGATCGTGAAGCTCTGCGACGGCCGCGGGGGACAGCCGTACCCGAAGATCGCGTTGGACGACCCGGTGACGCGACACCTGCCGGAGTTCGGGAAAGGGAACGGCGAACGGCGTCGTATCACCGTTCGCCATCTCCTCACCCACACCGCCGGCCTGCCGAACGCCGATCCAGCCTACCCGGAGGTCGACTGGGACGAATCCGTCCGCCGAATCTGCGACGCCCCCCTGGAGGACGATTGGATCGTCGGCCGCACGGCCGGCTACCATCCGAAGTCCTCCTGGTTCCTGTTAGGAGAGATCGTCAACCGAGTCACCGGCGAGCCGATGATCGCCTGGATCGAACGGGCGCTGCTGTCTCCCGCGTGTCTGGAGGGCCTGCGGTTTCAGTTTGCCGCGGAGGAACTTGAATCCCTGCGGCAGCGACTGGCGCCGATGTACCGCCGGCAGGGGAGGGAACTGGTCGACGCGGAGATGTCGACCGACGCCCATCTCACGCGAACGTCCCCGGGATCGTCCCTGCGGGCGACCGCCCGGAACGTCGGCGACTTCTACGCGGCAATCGACGAGAGCCGAGCCTACTGCGACTTCCCGCTCTTCAGTGAGACGGCCGCCGAGGCGATGACCGCCCGCCATCGCGTCGGGGAGTTCGATCGCACGCTCGGCCACGTCGTCGACTTCGGCCTCGGGGTGATCGTCGACTCGAACCGCTACGGGGCCGACACTGTGCCGTACGGGTTCGGGCCGCACTGCTCGCCCCGGACGTTCGGGCACGGGGGGAGCCAATCTTCGATGGCCTTCTGCGATCCCGAAAACGACCTCGTCGTCGCCTGGGCGACCAACGGGATGTGCGGCGAACCGAAGCACCAGCGCCGCAATCGGGCGATCAACGCGGCGATCTACGAAGACCTCGGTCTCGCCGGTTAG
- a CDS encoding tetratricopeptide repeat protein: MPAVSLPPAEPAAAAEHVDGEEGRDEPVDSPSAEPAEPPPLAGEVVAFTGTLASMTHAAAARLVDDLGGTFTEHLTRGTTLLVVGEEGWPLADDGAPTVKFRHAAEWNRTGEATVRLLAESDWLRLAGLSSPLGGDLAAGVRRLYTPAMLSGLLDVTPGRIRSWARDGLIRPVKTVHRLPYFDFAEVARTRTLAKLLAAGVSKADLAAGLSALSEVFGEEAVAAGRLDLLARDGRLLIRDDAGLREPATGQRVLEFAPDDPHRTGDAPDEPPSPALLRLPDPDGGRAARRSAAEWLRLGVERLDADDPAAAEPALRACLAKEPTHPEAHFHLADALFRTGRPDAAAERYRAATEHDPRYLEAWVQLGCVRASGGEHRSAAAAFRTALEIHGDLPEAHFHLAESLHALGDEGAEPHYRAYLAHDDRGPWAQLARARLKMTNDLR; encoded by the coding sequence GTGCCCGCGGTATCCCTCCCACCCGCCGAACCGGCCGCCGCGGCGGAGCACGTCGACGGGGAAGAGGGCCGGGACGAACCCGTCGACTCGCCGTCGGCGGAGCCCGCGGAGCCGCCCCCTCTGGCCGGGGAGGTCGTCGCCTTCACCGGCACGCTGGCCAGCATGACGCACGCCGCGGCCGCCCGGCTGGTGGACGACCTCGGCGGGACGTTCACGGAACATTTGACCCGCGGCACGACGCTGCTGGTCGTGGGCGAGGAGGGCTGGCCGCTGGCGGACGACGGCGCCCCCACGGTGAAGTTCCGACACGCCGCCGAGTGGAACCGGACCGGCGAGGCGACCGTGCGGCTGCTCGCCGAGAGCGACTGGCTGCGGCTCGCCGGCCTCAGTTCTCCCTTGGGCGGCGATCTGGCAGCCGGGGTGCGGCGGCTGTACACGCCGGCGATGCTCTCCGGCCTGCTGGACGTCACGCCAGGCCGCATCCGCAGTTGGGCGCGGGACGGCCTGATCCGCCCGGTCAAGACGGTGCACCGGCTGCCCTACTTCGACTTTGCCGAGGTCGCCCGCACCCGCACCCTGGCCAAGCTGCTGGCGGCGGGGGTGTCGAAGGCGGACCTCGCCGCGGGGTTGTCGGCGCTGTCCGAGGTGTTCGGCGAAGAGGCGGTCGCGGCAGGGCGGCTCGATCTGCTGGCCCGCGACGGCCGGTTGCTGATCCGCGACGACGCCGGTCTGCGGGAGCCGGCGACCGGTCAGCGGGTGCTGGAGTTCGCCCCGGACGACCCGCATCGCACCGGCGACGCCCCCGACGAACCGCCCTCCCCCGCCCTGCTCCGCCTGCCGGACCCGGACGGCGGGCGGGCGGCCCGTCGCTCGGCCGCCGAGTGGCTGCGGCTGGGCGTGGAGCGGTTGGACGCCGACGACCCCGCCGCCGCGGAGCCCGCCCTGCGGGCCTGTCTGGCGAAGGAACCGACGCACCCGGAGGCCCACTTCCACCTCGCCGACGCCTTGTTCCGCACCGGCCGTCCGGACGCCGCCGCCGAACGCTACCGGGCCGCCACGGAGCACGACCCGCGGTACCTCGAAGCCTGGGTGCAACTCGGCTGCGTGCGGGCCAGCGGGGGCGAACACCGCTCCGCCGCCGCCGCGTTCCGCACGGCGCTGGAGATCCACGGCGACCTGCCGGAGGCCCACTTTCATCTTGCCGAAAGCCTGCACGCCCTCGGCGACGAGGGGGCGGAGCCGCATTACCGGGCCTACCTCGCCCACGACGACCGCGGCCCCTGGGCGCAACTGGCTCGCGCCCGCTTGAAAATGACGAACGACCTGCGTTAG
- the glyA gene encoding serine hydroxymethyltransferase, producing MSSSAPHSGLQTASLPEADPEVFAAIERERGRQVDGLELIASENYTSAAVMQAQGSCLTNKYAEGYPGRRYYGGCEYVDQIENLARDRAKELFGAEHANVQPHAGSQANFAAFTAILQPGDTFLAMDLAHGGHLTHGMHLNVSGQFFKPVHYGVRQSDHRIDFDQVAKLAREHKPKMIVAGASAYPREIEHARFAEIAREVGARLLVDMAHYSGLVAAKLHDDPVAVADVVTSTTHKTLRGPRSGVILCREELAKAIDRQVFPGSQGGPLMHAIAGKAVCFKEALQPEYKQYAQQVMDNAKVLGEALAAGGVTLVSGGTDNHLLLCDVTTVGTTGKIAEKALDAAGITVNKNMIPFDPRKPMDPSGIRFGTAALTTRGMKQDEMKRVAAWILEVLSNPEDEALLQRTHEAVTEFARGYPVPGVSAAA from the coding sequence ATGTCCTCGTCCGCTCCTCACTCCGGCCTCCAGACCGCCTCGCTGCCGGAGGCCGATCCCGAAGTCTTCGCCGCGATCGAGCGCGAACGCGGCCGGCAGGTCGACGGCCTCGAACTGATCGCCAGCGAGAACTACACCAGCGCCGCGGTGATGCAGGCGCAGGGCTCCTGCCTGACGAACAAGTATGCCGAGGGCTACCCCGGCCGCCGCTACTACGGCGGGTGCGAATACGTCGACCAGATCGAAAACCTCGCCCGGGACCGGGCCAAGGAACTGTTCGGGGCGGAGCATGCCAACGTCCAGCCGCACGCCGGCAGCCAAGCGAACTTCGCCGCCTTCACCGCGATCCTGCAGCCGGGGGACACCTTCCTGGCGATGGACCTCGCCCACGGCGGGCACCTGACGCACGGCATGCACCTGAACGTCAGCGGGCAGTTCTTCAAGCCCGTGCACTACGGCGTGCGGCAGAGCGACCACCGGATCGACTTCGATCAGGTCGCCAAGCTGGCCCGGGAGCACAAGCCGAAGATGATCGTCGCCGGCGCCAGCGCCTACCCGCGGGAGATCGAGCACGCCCGCTTCGCCGAGATCGCCCGGGAAGTCGGCGCCAGGTTGCTGGTCGACATGGCCCACTACAGCGGGCTGGTCGCGGCGAAGTTGCACGACGACCCGGTCGCGGTCGCGGACGTCGTCACCAGCACGACGCACAAGACGCTCCGCGGCCCCCGCAGCGGCGTGATTCTCTGCCGGGAGGAACTGGCGAAGGCGATCGATCGGCAGGTGTTCCCCGGCAGTCAGGGCGGCCCGCTGATGCACGCGATCGCGGGCAAAGCGGTCTGTTTCAAGGAGGCTCTGCAACCGGAGTACAAGCAGTACGCCCAGCAGGTGATGGACAACGCCAAAGTCCTCGGCGAAGCCCTGGCGGCCGGCGGCGTGACGCTGGTGTCCGGCGGCACGGACAACCACCTCCTGCTCTGCGACGTCACCACCGTCGGGACCACCGGCAAGATCGCGGAGAAGGCCCTCGACGCCGCCGGGATCACCGTCAACAAGAACATGATCCCGTTCGACCCCCGCAAGCCGATGGACCCGTCCGGCATCCGCTTCGGCACCGCCGCCCTGACGACCCGCGGCATGAAACAGGACGAGATGAAGCGGGTGGCCGCGTGGATCCTCGAAGTGCTCTCCAATCCGGAGGACGAGGCCCTCTTGCAGCGCACCCACGAAGCCGTCACCGAGTTCGCCCGCGGCTACCCGGTCCCGGGCGTCAGCGCGGCGGCGTGA
- the larE gene encoding ATP-dependent sacrificial sulfur transferase LarE — MPAAQSPPLPPELAEKRDRLLDALRTLGRVAVAFSGGVDSAVVAKAAALACGEDAVAVTADSPSLASGELETASSVAAAIGIRHRVLRTNEFASPDYLANASDRCFHCKSELYDRLGERLSELNADAVVNGANADDVGDHRPGMRAASDRGVRSPLLECGVTKAEVRTLAKAWGLPVWDKPASPCLSSRIAYGVPVTEARVRRVDAAEAWLKERFDLRECRVRCEANDLARVEVPRPALPRVVGEAATVSEELRRLGFRYVTLDLEGFRSGSLNAALTPLTLTPPR; from the coding sequence ATGCCCGCCGCTCAATCCCCCCCCCTGCCCCCCGAGCTCGCCGAGAAACGCGATCGGCTGCTGGACGCGTTGCGCACACTGGGCCGGGTCGCGGTGGCGTTCAGCGGCGGGGTGGACAGCGCCGTCGTCGCCAAAGCCGCGGCGCTGGCCTGCGGAGAGGACGCCGTCGCCGTCACCGCGGACAGCCCCAGCCTCGCGTCCGGCGAGTTGGAGACCGCGTCCTCCGTCGCCGCGGCGATCGGCATTCGGCATCGGGTGTTGAGGACGAACGAGTTCGCCTCCCCGGACTACCTCGCCAACGCCTCGGACCGCTGCTTTCACTGCAAAAGCGAGCTCTACGATCGCCTCGGCGAGCGGCTGTCCGAACTGAACGCGGACGCCGTGGTCAACGGGGCGAACGCCGACGACGTCGGCGACCATCGCCCCGGCATGCGGGCCGCGAGCGACCGCGGCGTTCGCAGCCCCCTGCTGGAGTGCGGCGTCACGAAGGCCGAGGTGCGAACCTTGGCGAAGGCCTGGGGCCTGCCAGTCTGGGACAAGCCGGCCAGCCCCTGCCTGAGCAGCCGCATCGCCTACGGCGTGCCGGTGACCGAGGCCCGCGTCCGCCGCGTCGACGCCGCTGAAGCGTGGTTGAAAGAACGATTCGACCTACGGGAGTGCCGCGTCCGCTGCGAGGCGAACGACCTGGCCCGCGTCGAAGTCCCCCGCCCCGCCCTGCCCCGCGTCGTCGGCGAGGCGGCAACGGTCAGCGAGGAACTGAGACGACTGGGCTTCCGCTACGTCACCCTCGATCTGGAGGGCTTTCGCAGCGGAAGCCTGAATGCGGCGCTTACGCCGCTGACCCTCACGCCGCCGCGCTGA
- a CDS encoding translin family protein, with protein sequence MRPPRSRLLAAAVALGVVAAVAVTPSPAEGRTDLTRAQRVELASLKRDAVRLGGLLRRGVTDDAKELLAEVEARFAKLKEDAGGLEGERYAELIEEDLAEARTALEPGAAPIVEEPHPEITDMPADDAAMPAMSMNRDGGAMAGAATDGGGAGGLTFSKDVAPTLVNSCGRCHMNGQSRGGFSMNSYQELMDSGYVDTDDPEGGRMIRLMGQVEQPKMPPGNARIKRSQWENARDWAVAGAKLDKGDPGAPMRLLVPTEAQLLRAAMAKMSDEELAASRRERANELFKKALRRSTPSVVEVPAGESAATGGLILIGNVDESRLEQIAGWIKTDAARLAPLAGEDGLGGRGPLTVFVMKSRFDYQEFHAAAHGLFEVPANVTADATVPADGSDAYIALQDLRDDATRDDPGMRANVIFGLAEAAMQGRGGDVPSWLSAGLGPALAFEVDPQNPALRAMADQLPGALSRLSKPDDLLKNGTFAPEEMPAVGAALVSVLRSNGGDKKLGQLLDVMAAAAPAEEPAMMNNNMRRGGYRDRGDGGAAALWQVYGAAPAQLAARLAAAAR encoded by the coding sequence ATGCGCCCGCCCCGTTCCCGTCTCCTCGCGGCCGCCGTCGCCCTCGGCGTCGTCGCCGCGGTCGCCGTCACGCCCAGTCCCGCTGAGGGGCGGACCGACCTGACCCGGGCCCAGCGGGTCGAACTGGCAAGCTTGAAGCGGGATGCGGTGCGGCTGGGCGGCCTGTTGCGACGCGGGGTCACCGACGACGCCAAAGAGCTGCTAGCCGAGGTGGAGGCCCGCTTCGCCAAGCTGAAGGAAGACGCCGGCGGTCTGGAGGGCGAACGCTACGCCGAGTTGATCGAGGAAGACCTCGCCGAAGCCCGCACCGCCCTCGAGCCCGGTGCCGCGCCGATCGTCGAGGAGCCGCACCCGGAGATAACGGACATGCCCGCGGACGACGCCGCCATGCCCGCCATGAGCATGAACCGAGACGGCGGGGCGATGGCCGGCGCCGCGACGGACGGCGGCGGGGCGGGGGGGCTCACCTTTTCCAAGGACGTCGCCCCCACGCTGGTGAACTCCTGCGGGCGCTGCCACATGAACGGCCAGTCCCGCGGCGGGTTCTCCATGAACAGCTATCAGGAGCTGATGGACAGCGGCTACGTCGACACCGACGACCCGGAGGGCGGCCGGATGATCCGGCTGATGGGACAGGTCGAGCAGCCCAAGATGCCGCCCGGCAACGCTCGCATCAAACGGAGCCAGTGGGAGAACGCCCGTGACTGGGCGGTCGCCGGCGCCAAACTGGACAAAGGCGACCCCGGCGCCCCGATGCGTCTGCTGGTCCCCACGGAAGCCCAGTTGCTGCGGGCAGCGATGGCGAAAATGAGCGACGAGGAACTCGCCGCCTCCCGGCGGGAGCGGGCGAACGAACTGTTCAAGAAGGCATTGCGGCGCTCCACGCCCTCGGTCGTCGAGGTCCCCGCCGGCGAATCGGCCGCGACCGGGGGGCTGATCCTGATCGGCAACGTGGACGAATCCCGGCTGGAGCAGATCGCCGGCTGGATCAAGACGGACGCCGCCCGCCTCGCCCCGCTGGCCGGGGAAGACGGCCTCGGCGGCCGCGGCCCGCTGACCGTGTTCGTCATGAAAAGCCGGTTCGACTACCAGGAGTTCCACGCCGCCGCCCACGGCCTGTTCGAGGTGCCGGCCAACGTCACCGCGGACGCCACCGTGCCCGCCGACGGCAGCGACGCCTACATCGCCCTTCAGGATCTGCGGGACGACGCCACCCGCGACGACCCGGGCATGCGGGCGAACGTGATCTTCGGCCTCGCCGAAGCCGCCATGCAGGGCCGGGGCGGCGACGTGCCTTCCTGGCTGTCCGCGGGGCTCGGCCCGGCGCTCGCCTTCGAGGTCGACCCCCAGAACCCGGCCCTGCGGGCGATGGCCGACCAGTTGCCGGGGGCGCTCTCCCGGCTGTCGAAGCCGGACGACCTGCTCAAAAACGGAACCTTCGCCCCGGAGGAGATGCCCGCCGTCGGCGCCGCGCTGGTCTCCGTGCTGCGGAGCAACGGCGGCGACAAAAAACTCGGCCAGTTGCTGGACGTGATGGCCGCCGCCGCCCCGGCCGAGGAACCGGCGATGATGAACAACAACATGCGTCGCGGCGGGTACCGAGACCGCGGCGACGGCGGGGCCGCCGCCCTGTGGCAGGTCTACGGCGCCGCCCCGGCCCAGTTGGCCGCCCGGTTGGCGGCGGCGGCTCGCTGA